A single window of Scomber scombrus chromosome 12, fScoSco1.1, whole genome shotgun sequence DNA harbors:
- the nkx3.3 gene encoding NK3 homeobox 3 has translation MTLSFSSFFIKDILTTGRAERGKPGGTRNIGELCAPTRNICTGHGGTGVLDLSLQDVDKNRIHPQRPFPELSVSVGNLKCDTYSEESTEEETEHREDGADQQPHCVQRDKLREKVVEEEGYHSRETVSCSTEERQSRSGTKKRSRAAFSHAQVYELERRFNTQRYLSGPERADLAGMLKLTETQVKIWFQNRRYKTKRRQVAAELAMCSSPKKVAVKVLVRDDQKQYQQANGVHIPVTVPLYQYYPYLHCCCQPCSMSSMARGGML, from the exons ATGACATTAAGCTTTTCGTCCTTCTTTATCAAAGACATCCTCACTACAGGACGAGCAGAACGGGGGAAACCTGGTGGCACCCGCAATATAGGGGAGCTCTGCGCGCCAACGCGCAACATCTGCACCGGGCATGGAGGTACAGGAGTCCTCGATTTATCTCTCCAAGACGTGGATAAGAACCGCATCCACCCGCAGAGACCTTTTCCTGAACTCAGTGTGTCTGTTGGTAACCTTAAATGTGATACATACAGCGAGGAGTCCACAGAAGAGGAGACTGAGCACAGAGAAG ATGGTGCAGACCAGCAACCGCATTGCGTTCAGCGGGATAAACTGCGGGAAAAAGTTGTTGAAGAGGAGGGATATCACAGCAGAGAGACGGTCAGCTGCTCCACTGAAGAGCGGCAGTCTAGGTCAGGTACCAAGAAGCGCTCCAGAGCGGCCTTCTCTCACGCACAGGTCTACGAGCTGGAGCGCCGCTTCAACACGCAGCGGTACCTCTCAGGTCCTGAACGGGCCGATCTCGCAGGGATGCTGAAACTCACAGAGACCCAGGTGAAAATCTGGTTTCAGAACCGGAGATATAAAACCAAACGGCGCCAGGTGGCTGCAGAGTTGGCGATGTGCAGTTCACCAAAGAAAGTAGCGGTTAAAGTGCTGGTGAGGGACGACCAAAAGCAGTACCAGCAGGCGAATGGAGTACACATCCCAGTGACTGTACCGCTGTACCAGTACTACCCATACctgcactgctgctgccagCCCTGCAGCATGAGCAGCATGGCCCGTGGAGGAATGCTGTGA